DNA from Equus caballus isolate H_3958 breed thoroughbred chromosome 27, TB-T2T, whole genome shotgun sequence:
GAACGGTTTTGCGGCTAATTGCCAACCTGTCATACGCCGTGGCCCTCATTTgatattctctgtattttccatttctaatcaAACTTCTTTTAATTGAGTCTATGATATGTTATTTCAGAGGGGCGAATGGCATGCTTCAACACTGTTAGTAAATTCCTCATGAGCTGCaatctaaatttttcttttctttctctttccaaccCACAGTGTGCCATGCCGAGCTCAATGCCATTATGAACAAAAACTCGGCCGACGTGAAGGGCTGTACCATGTACGTCGCCTTGTTCCCGTGCAATGAGTGTGCTAAGCTCATCATCCAGGCAGGTAGGAACCCGCCGCTTCCATTTGTCACATTTGCGTTGCTGCCTGTTGTCAGGAGCTCGTTGCCGTCGCGTTTGATCTTCACGTGCCTTGTTTAGATCTAACTTAATTGCACCATCAACTTTGCAAGATAGTCCCcgtgttttgtttttgaatggTGCCAGGTATTCTCTGACTAATTGCATCCTCTGTGATTCTTAGCATGTTTTTAATTTAGTTTGCAACTTCTTAAACTGCAAGCTGCCAAAAAAAACACCACCGGCATTGCATATAATTACTGTCAATTGACTATTCTCTGACATATTGTGCATAGAttaggggggagggagagaaatgaaCTTCTGTCAGAAACAAGGTCAGCTGGGAGTCTgtatatgaaattttaatttgtctctaATATATGGTAGATATCTGAGGACCTAAACGTATCTTTGCATATAAATTGTCGTGAGACTCAAACGGTAGTACTCTAAGTTTTTCTTACATGACGGTTCGTATATAAATCTACACCAttgtattctgaatatttcacCTTTTTCAAACTGTCACGTCTAAGATTCAGCTACATTTTAACGCCATAAAACTCCCGGCTTGAGATTTCAAGATTTATCGTGTTAGCCAGATGTGTGGTGTAAAGCAGCTGCCCCTGGATCTCTGAGCAGAAGGGGTCTGGTGGTATTGAATCAAAGGCCTCTGTCAGGGAATGTCGTGGGCTCCCTCACTGCTGGTGCCCAATCCTTCAGGAGTTTTCCTGTGCATAGAGGTGGCAGCAGGCATGTGGGAAGAGCAGTGTGTCCTGCGAGGCCAGCTTCCTGTGGTCCCTTCAGAGGCTGGTGGAGGGGCAGAGTGGGGCGTCGAGGGCCCTCCAGATTCTTGGCTCTCAGGCTAGTACTGCCTGGTGAggcaggagaagaaaacagatcTGCTCTCCGTGGAGCTGGCTTGAATTGGTCTGCAGAGCCGTTCTTGGAAGCACGGGGTGGACTGATCTCTgatgggtttttttgaggaagattagcctgagctaacatctgccgccaatcttcctctttttgctgaggaagactggccctgagctaacatccacgcccatctgcctctactttatatgtgggatgcctgccacagcgtggcttgatgagcggtgccgtgtcccgacccgggatctgaaccagtgaaccctgatccaccgaagcggaacatgtgaacttaactgctgcgccaccggccagcccccTGATCTCTGATTTTGCCAGCACTCTCCATGCCCCCCATTAGCCTTTTGAGTTAAGAGTCGTTGCCTAGTGAATCAAGAATATTTGATTCCCTGCAGTAAAGAAAATTTGCTAATCGGATCAAGGCTTGACTGCTTGACGTATTTCCACTttgcatttgttaaaaaaaaaagatccctgAAGACTGGAGGGCAGATTAAATAGAACCCCTCCTTGTTGTATTCGAAAGCAGCGGATATGTATTTCCGTAACTGGACACTGTGTGCACGCACACTGGGAAAAGGTGATTAATCATGAACAGTACCAGGGCCCCGTCTGCTTCTGCGTGTCTGTGGCAGTACTCTGTGCTCATGTAGTAATAGGGCTTCTTCTGTTGTTGCCTTTTAAGGTATCAAAGAAGTTATTTTCATGTCTGATAAATACCATGATAGCGATGAGGCAACCGCTGCCAGGCTCTTGTTTGATATGGCTGGGGTTACCTTCAGGTAAGTCGGAAGAACTGGGAAGGGGAAGGCGGTATGAAGGGCTGATGAAGAAACATCCTCGACCTTGTCTGATGTTTCATTTCTCCTTGTGATGCCTGACTTCCACACTTGGAAGCATCTTTTTAAATGTGATGGGCTAACGATCTGAAGATTATTTTAGGGGTAGATTTTTAAGAGCAGTGACAGAAGCATCTGAAGACAGTCTGTCTAATGATTGCACTTTAATGTTAGTAGCTTTCCACGGCTTGGACTAATTATTCTAGTagcaagaaatttttaaaattcacacgTTTTATAATGTTAACATTGAACCTTTGTAAATTTTGCAAATGTAACCACTCTGGCATAGATAATTTAGGATGAAAGTAACCTGCCAGGTTGAAACACCAGGAATGCTTTCTACAGCAATGTTTTAAATTGAGATTTGAAGTCACTTAGATTTTTATGATTATCTTTGATAGGCAAAGATTGGGAGGTGTGTTTTCCTTGCAAGTGAGTTCACCCAGCTTTGATTCATGGTGGAAACTTCTTTTGAGACTGAAAGCTTTGAAAGCAGGTCCTTCGTGATATTTGTGGTCAGCAGCGAGGTTCTTATAAGCAGTAACATACCTATCTCCTATTCATCATTAGGGATGTAGGTTGTATGTAATGAATCTCTCAAACTTTTGTACCTTATGAGACTTTAAACCCAAATTACCTACATCATAATAATTAGATATTTActatttactgatttttaaagaatatgtttagtcctcaaatattttctttttaactgttttaGAAGGCAGcttaataagtaaaaaaatatatagtgggTTTATTGTACTTCTGTGTTTTtagaagacaattttaaaaattactcctCGCTAAAGCTAGCTGTTTTTTTGCTACGTAATGTACAAGAGGCAAGAGAAAATTTACTCTTCTTTGCTTTAGAGCGATTTCCAAGTTGGCTGCAGAAATTTCCTAGAAAAGAAGATCAGTCTGGTGGGAAAACTAGTAATCGGATGTGGTGTTGTGCAGCTAACTTGTTAGAAACCCTCTGACTCCCCGATAATTCATGAACTCAGCCAGCTGGAGAACGTACGAACAAGCCACCCCACACATCTGTTTTCGTCTTAGTCTTTTCTGGCCCATGTGTCTCTCGGTATGGTGCCCTCTAATTGACTTTTATGGAGATAAAATACAAGTGAATACTGGGAAATTTTTTCCTCCCCCTGGAAAATGTAGGTTAAGCCAAAGTAAACAAATTGCTTTCACTACTCCTTGGATAATatctttatatgttttgtttcTTATGTTTAGGAAATTCACACCAAAGTGCAGCAAGATTGTCATTGACTTTGATTCAATTAACAGCAGACCGACTCAGAAGCCTCAGTGAGTTACATCTCATTAAATCTCCAGAAGATTGGGATTATCCTGTGCTAAAAAGCTGCTAAAGCCTTTCGTCTCGCAGTTACACATAACTTTTTAATAGCCCGTGCCGCAGAGCTAGACATCTGAAGAGTATAAAATAGCCTCCGAATCTTCCTGACTGTCTCCCCTGTCACATGGAATCTGCGTCTGTTTAAAACTGTTGATTTAGAGTTTAAAATAAACGAGCCTGCCGATGGCCTGTCGCAGGGGGCTGGAGTGGGGTCCTCCTGCTCCATCCCCTGGTTTGCTGGGATTCTCGTGGCTCTGCAGAAGGGCGCAGATATCTGTTGTCCGCTGCATCTCAGAGCTGCTCTTCACTGTTACATGTGTTGGCAGGACAAATTAATAATTGTTGTCTTCCTAGCGAGAGGAACAGACACACTGATGTGAACATCTGGCCCAAATGAAGCATAGTAGTAGTgcccttggggggaaaaaaaaggaccCACAGGACAATAGCGTGAAACTATTTGCTTTAAAGAGTTGAGGGAAACCCTCACCCGCCCACCCAAAAAACCAGATAGGATGGCTCATCTGTCTGGACAGATGATGAGCATAACTGAATCccagatgctttctctgcttctgctgtcCTGCTGCCCACAGGTGGTTGTCCCTCTGGGGGTGGGGAACCCCTCttgtttttgcttcttgtttTGGGTTTGCTGGTCACACAGAGCTCTTAGATTAGTTTATCTGAATAATGAGTTGTTCCCAGAGGAGACAGCCTGTCTCCCCTTGTCTCCCCCAAGACCATGCCCTGCTGTGGCTGCAACGGGGGTAGTCTGGCTGGGAGGGGCGGGGCATCACCTGCCTCCACCACGTGAAAGTGTGGAAGTGTGTTGCCATGCTCCTCCACACGCCAACACGGTTCATTTCCAAGGCTGCTCCACAACCACAGACTAAATGAATTCCTGTCTATAAATGAAATGAGAGGAAATTCAGCCCACCTCGAGGTGGGTTATTCCAGATCTGTCCATGATGGGAGCTCACTCGTGCTCCTGGCCATGCCTTCATTGACGCATGTCACCTCCCTAATCACTGTGATTTGGGGAATGTGTGGCTGTGCACCTTGCCTTTATTCTCAttgaatttttattaaacatGCTCAGTACCTTTGTTGAGAAAATGGTTTCTTTACCCTAAAGATTATTACCGTTTTAAAGTGCTCTTATATTTTcatgagtttttattttgtctctgaGGTTTTGTACTCCATATTCTAAGACATTTTGTAATTTGGCTCCTTACCAGTATtattaaaatcttattaaaatcCACCACGCTGAAGCATGTTCATTTTTATAAGGTAATTATATACTGAACTCTCCATTTCTGTCGTTTCTGTGTTGTCTTTGAAGCACGTTACATGTGTTTTAATGCTCAGAGGACAGTGTGAGATCCTGGTGCTGTGTGCTTTCCCCAGGTGGACGGTGGAGCATCTTCATGGACCAGATTGAAGGTGTGAAGAAAGGCTATCTTACCCATCTCTCCTGTGTGCCCTGCTGCTTGTCTCACGTGCGGCCGCCTCATAGGTCCCAGGCCGCCTCCCCCCCATCACACTTCAGGCTCCCATTCTGCCTTCTCCTGCTGCGTTCTCACctgattctctttctaaatctctcttcttttctctcctcaatttttttctctcttatctctTCCGAACCCTTGCCTTCTATTTGCTCCAAAATGCATAAAAGGTatatagaagaaagaaatcaacaaagaaactTAAAGATAGAAAATACAGTAGATTTTTATGTTGCTGCAAATTATGCCTTGTGTGCCCGGTTGGTAAGAAGTGTGTTATTTTTATGTCACATTTCTAAATAGGTCTAGGGCCTACTAAGCCAGTAGTGCatctaatttatttaattttgatactATCTTATATTTGGTCTCATTTTGTTACATTGGGTTTTggtgaaaattttttatttccttttctctgttggGAGGAGATTAACAGGGAAGGATTCTTGTTAAGAAGGAAGTACGTCCATCGACAGTGGTTGGATGGTTTATGTGGGGTGATCCTCTCGATGTGGGTACATAAGGCTTCCGCATATAGACCATGTTGCTGAACGTGACTTCCTGGTGACAGCAGTGTGAGTAATTATGTCTTGGTTTCTGCTGTCGCTGGAGGAGTAGTGAAGTCTTCCTATGCAGAGAATTCTGCAGATGTCAGAGTTCCAGTTAATAGAGGTTTGTGTTGAACTGGTGCCTTtgggaaaagcattccagaagGAATGATTTTTCTGGAAAAGCATTCCAGAAAGGAAGGGGGTTTTCTGGAAAAGCATTCCAGAAGGAAAGAGCCATCTTTTGCCTTGCAGGCATTACTAGATGATTGTGGCAAAGGGAGGCTGTATCTGAGACGATTGTTGCTGCCTGTCATGGCTAATAAATGACAATAAGGAAACCGTCTTTCACTGAACTGTTGTTAgaacaacatttaaaaagcaaaattgtgAGTGAAATAGAAATTCCATTTCCCTGacacattttatgcttttcttcttttttaaaagtctgcCCTTAAAGCCGCCTGAAGCCCAATAAGACCCGGCAGTGAAAGTGATCTCATATATTAACCATTTTTTCCTCaattaaaaatgaagcaaaataagGGAACatgcataaaaagaaaaattgagaagagcTCAAATAAAAATTCAAGCTTGGATGAACAACGATCTAaacttcctgtgtgccaggcatagtTTTTGATCTTCCAATGTCCAGTCCGTATCCACctgaagattaaaaatatttgtgtcaaAGAATCGATTGTTGCAGAAGGGCCCGAGAATTCAGGGGAGGTAGGTTTCCTATTGGTGACATTGGTgagaagttttaatatttatagttaacttgtttttgttttttaaaaaaaggctgcTCAAAAAAATGATCATGTCAGCAAGTCATTAACCAGGAGGCCTGCCTAAGGTCAGTGGGAGGACCAGAACTCGGGGGCCAGGGCTCTGCCAACTTACCTGCAACTTACCTGCTGTCAGGTAGGTTTCCTGATGACGAGAGTTGCAGATTACCATTGGCAGAGGCAGGCAAAGCCCAGGACTTTCTGGAGTCAGGATCACATTTAGAGGAAAAGGCTTATGTTTAGAATTGAGGGGTGCCCAGGAATTCTGAAAAGACCTTCAACGAGCCTGATTTTTCCTCCAGAACTGCTGGAGGGTCTAAAGCCATTTCATCATGAATCTATTTGAATCTCCAAATAGTTATTAAGTGTCTGCCGTGCGTCAGGTCTGTGCTCCGATGATTCCCCGTTCAGAGCTAGGGAAGATGTAGATGCCTGGATAACAGAATTGTTAGATGAAGCCCAACTTTGCCAATCTCTACTGAGCTAAGTAACGCTCTCCACCTGCCTGGGCCACGCATGCGCAACCTGCACTTGATTTTCTCTGGGATTGAGCTGTGTCCTTTCAGTATCCTCATCCCTCTGAGTAAGGCCAGTGGGGAGAGGGCGGGCGTCAGGGGTGTCTGCAGGAGCCTGACTCTTAGTGTATTTCCAAGgtcacatattttaaaacattttagggATCCTTCATTAAATTAAATTGAGTTCagtatttccaaagaaaattcgGGGAGGCGTTCTGTCTACCACCTGCTCACCACTCAGTGGTAGAATTACTATGTGGAGCCCGCCGGTCTCACAGGCCTGGAGCCTGAAGATGTTGCCCATATTTTTGCGGCCAACTGCAAAATTTTTCTCCAGTCCTGGGCTCCCTCTTGAACCCCAGTCCATATTTTCACTTGCCTGCTGctattctctttctgtttttaaacgtattttttttcttagtgtggtaaaatatatataacataaaatgtaccatcttaaccatttttaagtgtacagttcagtgtaTTAAGTAGAATCACATTGTTGTATAACCATTCccgccatccatctccaga
Protein-coding regions in this window:
- the DCTD gene encoding deoxycytidylate deaminase isoform X2, translating into MSEVSWRKRDDYLQWPEYFMAVAFLSAQRSKDPNSQVGACIVNAENKIVGIGYNGMPNGCSDDLLPWRRTAENKLDTKYPYVCHAELNAIMNKNSADVKGCTMYVALFPCNECAKLIIQAGIKEVIFMSDKYHDSDEATAARLLFDMAGVTFRKFTPKCSKIVIDFDSINSRPTQKPQ